In Methanothermus fervidus DSM 2088, a single genomic region encodes these proteins:
- a CDS encoding aspartyl-tRNA synthetase (COGs: COG0017 Aspartyl/asparaginyl-tRNA synthetase~InterPro IPR006195: IPR002312: IPR004523: IPR016027: IPR 004365: IPR004364: IPR012340~KEGG: mth:MTH226 aspartyl-tRNA synthetase~PFAM: tRNA synthetase class II (D K and N); nucleic acid binding OB-fold tRNA/helicase-type~PRIAM: Aspartate--tRNA ligase~SPTR: O26328 Aspartyl-tRNA synthetase~TIGRFAM: aspartyl-tRNA synthetase~PFAM: tRNA synthetases class II (D, K and N); OB-fold nucleic acid binding domain~TIGRFAM: aspartyl-tRNA synthetase, archaeal type; asparaginyl-tRNA synthetase) produces the protein MSMINVKKRTHYSDEITPDMDGKKVSLVGWVHEIRDLGGIVFLLLRDREGIIQVTAPSKKVDKELMDKMRKSGKESVIFVEGTVKESSKAPNNVEIIPTNFEIINKSKQPLPLDTTGKVKAELDTRLDARFLDLRKLNVNAIFKIRNKMLNSVRKFFEENGFIEINTPKLVASATEGGTALFPVTYFEREAFLGQSPQLYKQMMMAAGFEKVYEIGPIFRAEEHDTLRHLNEAISIDIEVSFANHEDVMKILENLIVRVIEDLNKSCKKELKILNKKLEVPETPFERITYDEVIEIVNSKGVVLEYGEDLSRAAEKALGEEMDNYYFIIDWPTSIKPFYVMPNEKNPEKCYAFDLMYKDLEISSGAMRIHDHDLLVKRIKEQDLNPESFKYYLDAFKYGMPPHAGWGLGAERFMMALTGVKNIRETILFPRDRRRLTP, from the coding sequence GTGAGCATGATAAATGTTAAAAAAAGAACACATTACTCTGATGAAATTACGCCTGACATGGATGGAAAAAAAGTATCATTGGTAGGTTGGGTACATGAAATAAGAGACTTGGGAGGTATTGTATTTTTACTTTTAAGAGATAGAGAGGGAATAATTCAAGTTACTGCACCAAGTAAAAAAGTGGATAAAGAATTAATGGATAAAATGAGAAAATCTGGAAAGGAATCTGTTATATTTGTGGAAGGCACTGTAAAAGAATCTTCAAAAGCTCCAAATAATGTTGAGATTATACCAACAAATTTTGAAATAATAAATAAATCAAAACAGCCACTTCCGCTTGACACAACAGGGAAAGTAAAGGCAGAATTGGATACCAGGTTAGATGCTAGATTTTTAGATTTAAGAAAATTAAATGTAAATGCAATATTTAAAATAAGAAACAAAATGCTTAATTCTGTAAGAAAATTTTTTGAAGAAAATGGATTTATAGAAATTAATACACCAAAACTTGTTGCTTCTGCAACAGAAGGTGGAACAGCCTTATTCCCAGTTACATATTTTGAAAGAGAGGCTTTTTTAGGGCAAAGTCCTCAACTTTACAAACAGATGATGATGGCTGCAGGTTTTGAAAAAGTTTATGAGATTGGACCAATTTTTAGGGCAGAAGAACATGATACATTAAGACATTTGAATGAAGCTATATCTATAGATATTGAAGTTTCATTTGCTAATCATGAAGATGTCATGAAGATTCTTGAAAATCTCATTGTTAGGGTTATTGAAGATCTAAACAAAAGTTGTAAAAAAGAATTAAAAATATTAAATAAAAAATTAGAGGTTCCTGAAACTCCATTTGAGAGAATAACATATGATGAAGTAATTGAAATTGTAAATTCTAAGGGAGTAGTACTGGAATATGGAGAAGATCTATCAAGGGCTGCTGAAAAGGCCCTTGGTGAAGAAATGGATAATTATTACTTTATTATAGATTGGCCAACCTCAATAAAACCATTCTATGTTATGCCAAATGAAAAAAATCCAGAGAAATGTTATGCATTTGACTTGATGTATAAAGATTTAGAGATATCTTCAGGAGCTATGAGAATTCATGATCATGATTTATTAGTAAAAAGAATTAAGGAACAAGACCTAAATCCTGAATCCTTTAAATATTATTTAGATGCATTTAAGTATGGAATGCCACCACATGCTGGTTGGGGTCTCGGAGCTGAAAGATTTATGATGGCATTAACAGGTGTAAAAAATATACGTGAAACTATTTTGTTTCCAAGAGATAGAAGAAGATTAACTCCGTGA